A region of the Rickettsiales bacterium Ac37b genome:
GTAACGTTGATTGATCAATAAATTGATTAATTAATCTATCTTTTTCTTCTTCAGTTTTAGCACCTATAAGAGTTGTTATTTGGTTATTAAGGATTATATAGCTAGACTTAATATTATCTATATGCTCAATTAAACATTCAATGGCATCTTCTTTTGTTGTGTTTTCTGGAAGTAAATTATTATATTCTAATTGATTTGGAATATTTACTATATAGTTAATTTCTTCTATTAACTCTTTTTTCCCCCTTGTAATAGGAAAATCTTTGATCTTTAGTTTATGAACTATGTCACCAAATACTTCTACTATTTTATGATATTCGTAAAGTAATAGCTCTTTAGTAATAGATTCAATATGTGAATCAATGATGCACTGTATTTCTATAGATAATTTTGTCATGTTGTCATATTGTATAAATTAAGTATTAAATATACCTATATTATAGTAAATTAAGTGGACAATAACCAGGCCTTATTCCCTTCCTTTATTATAATCTCCCTGATTATCTTGATGCACATATTCTTTTGTATATAGTAAAAAAATTTGAATTTGCGTACGGCGTCGATCAATGTTCACCTAGCAATTAGTAGGCTTTACTCCTCATTCCTTCTATCAAACTTATAACTGTTTTTACTATATCCATAAACTCTTTTTAGCATAGTTTAATAATTGAAACAATCTCTATCAATCATACAACTTACGACAGACTCGAGACAGCATATTAATGGTTTACTGGCTTCCAATTTTTTTATCCAATCCTATTTAGTAAAAACAGTTGGATTCACATACATTGCCGTTCGTCAATTTGTAGGCTTCGATTAATGACCTTCTATAATAGCCATTTGTTATCTTCCAATCCTTTAACCCCATCCTAAACTCTTTATGTCTTCTAGGTTCTGTGAAGTTTTCTAAAAAATATGGTTTTTAGCAAATTTTTGAGCGAAAAAATAGCTTTTATTCGAAGGAATATTAATATATTTCAAGCAATAAAAGCTTTTTTTGCAGCCAAAAAGTGCTAAGAAAACAGTTGTTGAGAAACCTTCACAGAACCTAATATGTGCTATAATTTCATCTCGTTGTAATAAATATTTTTTCTTCTCTTTCGGTTTATACTTTAATTCATCTTGGCTCCTTAAAGTAGTTGATACAGGAATCAAAGCTTTTGCTCCTAATTCATATATAATCTTATGAAATCCCTCTGTATCGTAAGCACCATCCGCTATGGTAGTATTTATTTTACCTTTGACACCATTATATAGGGGTAAAAAGGTATATATAATACTCTTATATAGCTTGCTTAGTTTGTTTATCCACTACCACAGCAACACAAGAATCTGACCATACATTCAAAGCTGTCTCAATCATATCTATAATGCTATAAAATGGCAAAATCACACTAAGTAAAGCCACTGGTACATTCATACTAGTAAGTAAACTTATACTTAAAAAAAAGCATCCCATTGGTACACCAGCATTACCAATTGCTGCAATGGTCGCAATTATAATCCATAATAACATAGTCATTAAGCTAACTTCTATACCATTATTTTGCATAATATAAATAACAGTTGTAAATATAAATGCTGCACATCCGTTCATATTTATTGATGTACATAAAGGCAATACAAATCTACTAATTTTTGGTGAAACATTAAGATTATTTTCAGCTGTCTGCATAGTAACAGGCAGTGTTCCAGCAGAAGATTTTGAAAAAAATGCAACTGATAATGCAGGCATCATAGAACGCAATGTCATAAATGGCTGAATTTTATATATAGATAAAAATATGGGTAATACAATAAAACCTTGAACTATATTGGCAAGTACCACCACCATTAAATAACCGCTAAGACCTGCAAAATCCATCCCTCCCTTAAACTGCATAATAGTGGTAGCTATGAAACCATAAAGAGCTATTGGAATAATTTTTACTACCCAACCTGTAATAACCAAAAATACCCCATGAATACCCTTAAAAAATCCACCAATAGTTTTTTGAGCGTCACCATCAGGAATATAGCGAATTGCAATCCCAACAATAATACTAACAAGTAATACCCCTATAACCTGATGTTCTAAAAATGGAGCTAAAATATTTTCCGGGACTAATTTCATTAAATACACCAAGTAATTAGTACTAGAAGCTATAGGCATATCTATAGATTTTGGTTGAGTAATAATATTTGCTGGAGCAATGATTAAATACAAAATAAACGCTACACTCGCTGCTATAATAGTCGTGGTAATTGTATAAAATAACGTCTTTTGCCAGGCCTTATTCATTTCTTTATCAGCATTAACTTGAGATAAAGTGACAATAAGTGATAATGAAATTATTGGTAAACTAATAAATTTAAAAATTTTAATAAATATTTCAGAAATTACTGCTGCAACATCATGTAATATTACAATATCTGATAACCCTGTAATAATACCTAAAATTATAAAAATAAAATAAAGAACCGTAATATTTAATTTATATTTAGACTGTGTAACATTCTCAGTGCACATAACACCTACCCTTCGAATAATAGTTATTTAAATGAACATAAATTTAGAACGAAAAAAAGATAAAGTGCTAGCCAGGCTAGCAGCAATAAGACTTGCTACATACAGATTTAGGAAAGAAATATAAAAAAATATAGCGCATACTTTACAAACTTTAATTATAATTTTTTATTTATTATAATTCAAAAATAAAGAATTTCAATTGTTTTATTTGAGTAAGGCTAAATATTATTAATAGGTAATATTTAGCACTTATCATTATTTTAAAATTCTAAATCTTATAAAAACTAACACATTGCTCCTTCCTGAGTATTTGTTGTTTTACTTTTCTTTTCCAAAACCTGATCAGCATAACTTAAAATTTCTTTTTCTCTGGATCTTTTGTTATTGGCATTTTTTTCTGTATGTAATTGATTTTCTAGCGTGACTACCTTATTATATAGCAATTTAACTACATTTTCATCGAACATCTTACAATCTGCCATAAGCTTTTGAAATAATTTATGATCATTTTTAAAGAAAATAAACCTTTTTAACGCAGTAAGTAATTCCTGTCTATGATCATCATTGGCAAGCAATATGGGATAAATTTCATTTCGATTTCTTGAGTCAAACAAATAATCTATAGAGTTTTCATACTTAAATTCTGGATATTCTTGATCATAAATTCTATACGATCCAACGTTTTGCATTTGACCTGTCATATTTTTCAGCACTGAATATGGAGCAAGAGGAAATTTTTTAGGATTATAGCTATGTAATAAAGCTGCTAATACCGATTCAATTATCATACCCATCTCTTCTTTAGTTTTAACTAAAGATTTGACAAAATCTACTAATTCTTTTTTCATTTCTGTACAATAAGGTTGCATATTTGAACCGAAAGTTACATATTTATTAATATGCTGATCTAAATTAATAGGCATACCATTTTTCCAACACAAACTTTTTAACCTTAATTGTAATAATTTATGATCTTTCAATGCAATATCTGTATTTGCATCTGTGCTATTCCTAAATAGTGACTCATCATTAATTTCTATTATTTGTTGATTATAAATTCTATCTGCAATTTTTCCAATTTTTATTACTTTTATGAGAAAACCTCGATATTCTTCTTCGGTAAAATTCTCAACATAACCCATTAGTTCACCATAAGCAATCTTAGCCCCACACGCAATTATAAAGAAAGTACGCTCTAAATTTCCATTCATTATAGAGCTTACTAAAGGCGAATAATTATAGTTATTTTGCTTATTAATATCTATATGTGTTAGTAAAAACTGGCTAAAAGATTCTTGAACATGAAATTCACTCTCATCAATTCCTACATCTACGTTAGCATAATAATGCCATAAAGTATTACCTACTTTATCAGTCGAATTAATATCACAACCTAATGTCATTAGATATTTTATAAAGCACAATGTTTTTTCTTCTATCATGTGATTATTTAAAAATAGAGGTATAGCTGTAACCCCATTTTTATTCTCTGCAAACAGATCTACACCTATTTCCATCATTTCTTCAATAATATGAAAATTACTGTCAATAATACACCCTTCCCTAAGGGCTAGGAGTAATCCATTTTCACCATTATTATCTGATATATACGTATCTGCACCATGTTCAAATAGTATTTTTGCCACTGTAGTATATAACCCCCTTACAGACAATATAAATGGAGTCCTTCCTTTTTTATTTATTATATTAGGATTTGCTCCACATTCTAAAAGCCTTTTAACTACAATTTCATTCGATATAGCATAGTGTAAAAGAGTATTACCTTCTTCATCTTGCAGATTAAGTATTCCTTTATTATTTTCAATTATATTATTGAAAATTTCATTAAATTCTGTACTAAACACGTCACTAAACGCTATCAAATTATGAAGTACAGTTACTCCGTTTTTATTTATTATATAAGGATCAGCTTTACATTCTAAAAGCTTTTTTATTAACTTTTCATCAAATACACTATAATGTAAGAGAGTATTACCTTCTTCATCTTGTACATTAATTACTCCTTTATTATTTTCAATTAAATTATACACGATTTCCTTATGTTGTATATCTAACACAAAAAAGTTTAGTATCCAGAATTTAAGTTGTTCAAACATATTTTTTTCTCATTAATATTTATTAACTAAAATATTTACTCATAATAACAAATTATATATTAAAAATAAATAAAATTTTTGTTAAAAATTAATATTTTCTTAATATATCTTTATTTATAAAGATATTTATAATAAATTAAGCTGTATTTGGAATTAGGCTAAGAATAAAACGAAGCCTACAAATACTCCTACTCTCGGAAAAAATGTAATTAATGAGCAAGAATGATGTCATATCCGCGAAGCATTGTTACGTGGATGTATAAAATTTTTAACTATGCTAGGTCCCTATAATTAAAGACAAACAAGCCAAAGGTGATAAAAAATATACAGCAACAATATGTTTATATTGTAAAAATCAAGCTATCATTTTCAGACAACAGAATCAAAAACAGATTTATAACAATTAGGTGCTAAAAATCCTAAGATGCAAGATTTTTCACTTATAAAAATTAATTGAGCTAAATGTAAGAATAATTATATTTTGTACTTGACCAATTATGTTTTCCCATTTAAAACCAAATAATACCATGTTAACCCAAATTTTACCATTAATGGGTAATAATATTATGTATAATATAAGATGGGGGAAAGTTTTGTGTAGGAAATTAGCCTAAAAACTGCTTCTTAAACAAAATGAACCGTGTATAAAAAATATGTAGGTATATAAAATTGGCTTTATTTTTATCTAGCTATACAAATAAGATTGATAAAAAGGGGAGAGTCTCTGTACCTGCACAGTTTCGTAATGTCTTAAATAACCATTCATCCTTTTCCGGAGTAATTGCCTATAGTTCATTTATCAATCAATGTGTAGAAGCATGTGGTATGGAACGTATAGAGCATATTAATCAAAGTATAGATTATTTAGATCCTTATTCTGATGAAAGAGATGCTTTTGCAACAGCTATTTTAGGCGGAAGCGTACAATTATCATTTGATCCAGAAGGGCGTATTTGTCTGCCTCCTGAATTAATAGAATATGCAGAATTAGAAGATCAAGCCTGTTTTGTAGGTAAAGGATTAACTTTTGAAATATGGCAACCTAGCAAATTTGGAGTTTATGCTAAAGAAGCCAGAGAGCTTGCTAAGAATAAGAGAGGTGCTTTGCGATTACAACTACCTAATTCATTAGATAAGTGAGGAGGTTAATATGGATTATAGTATTTTATATATTACCCTGAAGAATAAAAAATTTTTAGAGATACGTTGCGATAGTTTACCAAAAGTAAATTTAATTAATAACCAAAATAATATGGATGAAGCGAGTAAGGAGTAAATTATGCCCCATACATCAGTAATGCTTAATGAAGTATTACAATTTATGGATCCTAAAGATGGTGAAATCTATGTAGATTGTACATTTGGTGCCGGAGGATATAGTAGCGCATTATTAAATGCAAAAAATTGTAAAGTATATGCTATAGACCGTGATCCTACTGTTGTAAAGTTTGCTGATGAATTAGCTCAAAAAACAAATAATAGATTAATATTTATTAGTGGTAAATTTAGCGAAATAGAAAAGTTATTATTATCAAAAAATATAATGAATGTTAATGGCATAGTATTAGATTTGGGTGTATCTTCTATGCAGCTTGATCAAGGTGAAAGAGGTTTTTCATTTATGAGAGATGCACATCTTGATATGCGTATGGATCAAGAAGGTATTGACGCATATGAGGTAATAAATCATATGGAAGAACAGCAACTTGCTGATATAATATATAATTATGGAGAAGAGAGGCATAGCCGCAAAATAGCTCGTAAAATAATACAAGCACGTCAGCATAAACCTATTGCTACTACCTTAGAATTAGCTGAGATAATACGTTCTACTTTGGGAGCAAAACAAGGAAAGATTGATTCAGCCACCCGTACTTTCCAAGCAATACGTATTTATATTAATGATGAATTAAATGAATTACATAAGGTTTTAGAATCTGCTGAAAAGCTATTGGTAGAGGGAGGACGTTTGGTAGTTGTATCTTTTCATTCGCTTGAAGATAGTATAGTAAAGGCGTTTTTGCGTGAACGCAGTAACCAACCAAAAAATAATATTTCCCGTTATATACCTGCGCAAATTGATAGTAATAGCACTATTACTACGTTTAGTATACTAACTAAACAGGCTATTAAGCCGACGCTTAGAGAAACCTCAGAAAATTCTCGAGCAAGATCTGCAAAGCTAAGAGCCGCAAAAAGGGTAAATGTATTATGATTAGGCTTACTTTAGCTTTTACTATTTTTATTTTATCAGGCAGTGTTCTTGGTCTTTTTTATATTAAGTATCAAGTACAAAATTTAAATAAAGATTTGAATGAACTTAATAAACAATACACACAAGAACAAGAATCTGTACGAGTACTTAAAGCCGAATGGTCTTATTTAAATCAGCCAGAGCGCTTAAAAGAGCTATCAAAAAAATATTTAAATTTAGATAAAATGAAATTAGCGCAAGTACGTAGATTCAGTAAAGACGCCTCTTTTGATATGGCGCAAAATAATAAAAACTATAATAATACAAAGTATGTCAATAATTATAGAAATAGTATTGTAAAAACTGTAAAACACAATAAATTTGCAACAAATCAAAAAGCTAGTGTGGCTAAATTAAGGTACTAACATGGTGTCTTTATTAAAAGATCAGCATAATTATTTTAAGCTAACACCTAGCCAGGTAAAGCCTAAAATATGTAAAGTACGTTTTTATCTCATAATTTCTTTTTTTTTATTAGCTTTCATAGTATTAGGTTTCAGATTATTAATTATAACCTTTACCAAACATAGTGTAGATAAATTAAATAATAGTAGCTTTGCTGAGCGTATAGTTCGACCAGATATAATAGATTGTAATGGGGTATTACTTGCAACGAACTTGAGTACTGCTTCTTTATATGCTAACCCTAAAGACATTTTAGATCCTAAAGAAGCTGCCACACGTTTGCACAAAATATTACCTGAATTAAATCATAAGCATTTATTAGAAGAGCTGAAGAGTAAAAAATCTTTTATATGGATTAAACGCAATTTAGTGCCTAAAACTCAATATGCTATTAATAGTTTAGGCATACCTGGATTATATTTTGAGCAAGAGGCACGTCGTGTATATACTCATGGTCCTTTATTATCACATCTTATAGGTTTTGTAGATATAGATGGCAATGGTTTAACTGGCTTAGAAAGATATTTAGATAATCAACAAAAAATAAACAATCCAAAATTAGCTGATAATATGTTAGAACTCTCAGTAGATATACGTGTACAAAATATTGTCACGGAAGAGCTGTCTGCTGCAATGGAAGATTTTAAAGCAATTGGCGCTGTAGGTATTATATCTAATGTACATACAGGTGAAATTATAGCTGCTGTGAGTTTACCTAATTTTGATCCTCATAACCCAGGTAATACCTCTGAAAATCAAAGGTTTAATCGTTTTTCTTTAGGGCTTTATGAGCCTGGTTCAACCTTTAAAACCTACACCATAGCTATGGCTCTAGATAGCGGCATTATTACTTTGAAAGATTTATATAATGTGAGTAGTCCAATACATATCGCTAAGTTTAATATAAAAGATTATCATCCTCGTCAAGGATGGTTAAGTGTGCCTGAGATATTCATGTATTCCTCCAATATCGGAGCTGCAAAAATTAGTGCAGATGTGGGTAAAAAAAAGCAACAAATCTTTTTAAAAAATTTGGGACTATTAGATTCTTTAACTGAACTTGAAATCCCTGAAAAATCTATGCCTTTATACCCTAATGATTCTAGATGGGGAGAACTAAGTATGATGACTATTTCCTACGGACATGGTATTGCTGTGACTCCACTTCACTTAGTAAAGGCTATGAATACTATGGTGAATGGCGGATATATAGCTCCTTTAACCGTATTAAAACGTAATATAGAAAATATGCCGCGTAAAAAAATAATGAAAGATTCTACCTCTAAACAAATTAGGCAATTATTAAGATTAGTAGTAGAAGAAGGTACAGGGAAAAAAGCTAGAGTAAGCGGATATGCAGTAGGTGGTAAAACTGGTACGGCTGAAAAAAATAAACATGGTATATATAATAAAAATTCTCGTTTATCGTCTTTTATTGGAGCCTTTCCTATGCATCATCCTGAATTTTCAATTTTACTCATGCTAGATGAGCCTAAAGGTAATCAATCTACAGGAGGTTTTGCAACTGCAGGTATGGTTGCTGCCCCGGTAGTTGCAAGAATTATAGAACGTGCTGGTCCATTGCTTGGCGTAGAAGTTATGGAAAATGATAGCCCAGATTTACAAAATTTAAAACTTGATTTATATGATGGCGAGCTTGATTCTTTCTGATTTATTTTCTAAGCAGCTTAATAATGGTGGTTTAGCTAATATTATAATATCTGGTATTAGTGCTGATTCTAGAAATGTTAAACCAGGTGATATATTTTTTGCATTACCAGGTAGTAATGTAAATGGAACTAAATTTATAACAGATGCAATTAGCCGTGGTGCAAAGGTTGTTGTAACAGATATAAAAGATAATTTTACTAGTGAGATACCTAGCAATATATATCATATAAAACTAGATAATATTAGAAAATTTTTAAGTATAGCTGCTGCAAATTTTTATCAAGACCAACCAGACAATATCATTGCAGTTACTGGTACAAACGGTAAAAGCTCTGTAGTACATTTTTGTCGTGAGATATGGAAAAAGTTACATCATAAAGCAGTATCTATTGGTACACTCGGTGTAATTGGAGATATAAATTTGGATCAGTTTCCTATATCTTCTTCATTAACCACTCCAGATATTATTTTTATACATAAATTACTTGCAGCACTCGTAAAAGAAAAAGTAAATTATGTAGCATTAGAAGCTTCAAGTCATGGACTGCAGCAATATAGAATAGATAATATTAAATTAAAAGCTGCAGGCTTTACTAGTTTTTCTAGGGATCATCTAGATTATCATGGTACTATAGAAAATTATTTTGAAGCTAAAAGTAGATTATTTAGTGAGGTTATGGAAAGCGGCAATCATGCGGTACTAAATAGTGACATCACTGAATTTTCAGTATTAAGGACAATAGCCTCTAAAGCTGGACATTGTATAATTGATTACGGAAAATCAGCAAATGTTATAAAATTACTCTCTTTAAAAACTGATGTTAACAACCAGTATTTTTCTTTTAAATTTAATAACCAAATATATGATGTAACAACATCAATGATAGGTGATTTTCAAGTATATAATATACTATGCGCACTCGGCCTAGTCATTAGTTTAGGAGAAAATATTGATAATGTAGTTAAAGTTATTGATAAACTTAAGCCCGTTCCAGGCCGTATGGAAAAAGTAAATATACCAGCAGGTAATAACCAAGCTATCATAGTGGATTATGCTCATACACCTGATGCATTACTAAATGCTTTAAGTTCTTTAAGACCTTTATGTCAAGGGAAGTTAATAGCACTATTTGGTTGTGGAGGAAATCGTGATCAAGGGAAAAGAGCAGAAATGGGTAAAATTGCAGCAAATTATGCAGATTCCATAATTATTACAGATGATAATCCACGTTTTGAATCAGATAGTAAGATTAGGCAAGATATAATGTCTGGATGTCCAAAAGCAGTAGAGATAGCAGGACGTGAGCAAGCTATTGAATATGCTATCAAGAATATGAAAGCCAAAGACATATTACTTCTCGCAGGTAAAGGTCATGAAAAAGTGCAAATTATTGCCAATCAGCAAATTGAATTTGATGATGTAGAAATTGCAAAAAATTTAGCCTGGAAATATTTAGCTTAAATATATCTTATATCCATCTTTACATGTACTCATCCAACTTATACAGATATTTCTTAGTAAAAATTTTAATTTTAAAAAATTTACTATTCATTCGCTAATTAATACGCTATACTATCTTTTAAAAAGAAATAACGCTTATATTATTATGATAATCAAAGATTTTCTTGGAAAAATGATAGTTATTATCATTTTTTGATTTTTTTAAATTCCTCCTTTAATTCATAAAAATTCTCTTTTTATAATCATTTACAATAAAATTAAATTTTTATTTTCTCTGTATATAAATATTTAGTTTATTAACTTTAAAACATATTAATATTTAAATCTTTAAAAAATTCAACTATGATTAGAGCATTAATAATTTAATACAACTTTCAGGAGGTATATATGTTGAATCTTCCAATACTGAGTACAATAGCGCTCAGTCCTTATTTTATATCTTCGGCAAGCGCTGCTATAGGATATTTTTTTAGTCCTGTAGGACGTGCCACCAAATGCGAACTAGATTGGAGAGCTAGGGAAAAAGCTGGTAGCGCGAACAAAACTCCAAATTCAGCGTGTGAAGAAGCTTTTAAGTCAAATGGAAATATCCCATTTTTTTGGATGGGCCACTACAGAGCCACTACACCTTCGGATCCTACAGATTTAGGAGGCGTTAAAGCAGTTTTTGCAGATGGTAATATATGTAGCGCAGCCCATGTAGATAAAAAAGGGATGAATATTAAATCACCAGATTGGTATAAAAATCCTATCACTATTAATGAAAAGGGTATATTTAATACCACAGTAAATATGTGTGTTCATGCTGATATGAAGCCTAACTATTTTCAAGCTTTTTTATCTAAAGAAGATTATATAGTCAATTAAGTTGAGAATGGCATAGAGAAGCCATAATCAATAGCATCGCTAAGGTTATTAAAATTAGTAATGATAGGTTTGATTTTAGCTTTTAAATGAGCCCAATATTTTTCAATTGGGTTGAGATCAGGAGAGTAAGGTGGTAAGAATAAAAGTTTACAGCCTATATCTTCTATTAAATTCCTAGTTCTAGCTGACTTATGGAACGTTGCATTATCAAGTATTACAACTTGACCAAATCTTAGTTCGGGCACCAAACACTGACTAACCCACTCGTTAAAAACTTCTGTATTACATGTGCCCTTGAAACACATTGGCGCAATAATTTTCTTCCCAACCTTACCTGCAATAAAGCTTTCTCAATCATGTTTTTTACCTGAGATATCACCATAAACTTTACTTCCTCTGAGACTGTATCCCCAAGAATAGTACAAATAGCTATCAATTCCACTCTCATCAATATAAACTATATCTTCCGCTTTATAGTTTGCGATAGCTGCCAAAAATAATTGCCGTTTTGCTTCATCCCGTTCACGATAGAGTGTGGTCTTTTTTTTCGTGTGATCCCCAAAGTCTTGAATGCCAAACAGATAGCAGCTGTAGACACATTAAAAACCTTTGCAAAATCAGATAATAGCCAATTGCTGTTTTTAGACACCTCGTTTAATAATTTGATTGGATCAAGCTTCTT
Encoded here:
- a CDS encoding Transposase, with the translated sequence MAYSLDLRKKVIHYVNKGYTREEAARIFGIGERTIYRWLSRSKSGNLAATRAAKPWKKLDPIKLLNEVSKNSNWLLSDFAKVFNVSTAAICLAFKTLGITRKKRPHSIVNGMKQNGNYFWQLSQTIKRKI
- a CDS encoding hypothetical protein (Uncharacterized protein conserved in bacteria) translates to MLNLPILSTIALSPYFISSASAAIGYFFSPVGRATKCELDWRAREKAGSANKTPNSACEEAFKSNGNIPFFWMGHYRATTPSDPTDLGGVKAVFADGNICSAAHVDKKGMNIKSPDWYKNPITINEKGIFNTTVNMCVHADMKPNYFQAFLSKEDYIVN
- the mraZ gene encoding cell division protein MraZ encodes the protein MALFLSSYTNKIDKKGRVSVPAQFRNVLNNHSSFSGVIAYSSFINQCVEACGMERIEHINQSIDYLDPYSDERDAFATAILGGSVQLSFDPEGRICLPPELIEYAELEDQACFVGKGLTFEIWQPSKFGVYAKEARELAKNKRGALRLQLPNSLDK
- the penA gene encoding Penicillin-binding protein 2 translates to MVSLLKDQHNYFKLTPSQVKPKICKVRFYLIISFFLLAFIVLGFRLLIITFTKHSVDKLNNSSFAERIVRPDIIDCNGVLLATNLSTASLYANPKDILDPKEAATRLHKILPELNHKHLLEELKSKKSFIWIKRNLVPKTQYAINSLGIPGLYFEQEARRVYTHGPLLSHLIGFVDIDGNGLTGLERYLDNQQKINNPKLADNMLELSVDIRVQNIVTEELSAAMEDFKAIGAVGIISNVHTGEIIAAVSLPNFDPHNPGNTSENQRFNRFSLGLYEPGSTFKTYTIAMALDSGIITLKDLYNVSSPIHIAKFNIKDYHPRQGWLSVPEIFMYSSNIGAAKISADVGKKKQQIFLKNLGLLDSLTELEIPEKSMPLYPNDSRWGELSMMTISYGHGIAVTPLHLVKAMNTMVNGGYIAPLTVLKRNIENMPRKKIMKDSTSKQIRQLLRLVVEEGTGKKARVSGYAVGGKTGTAEKNKHGIYNKNSRLSSFIGAFPMHHPEFSILLMLDEPKGNQSTGGFATAGMVAAPVVARIIERAGPLLGVEVMENDSPDLQNLKLDLYDGELDSF
- the murE gene encoding UDP-N-acetylmuramoyl-L-alanyl-D-glutamate--2, 6-diaminopimelate ligase encodes the protein MMASLILSDLFSKQLNNGGLANIIISGISADSRNVKPGDIFFALPGSNVNGTKFITDAISRGAKVVVTDIKDNFTSEIPSNIYHIKLDNIRKFLSIAAANFYQDQPDNIIAVTGTNGKSSVVHFCREIWKKLHHKAVSIGTLGVIGDINLDQFPISSSLTTPDIIFIHKLLAALVKEKVNYVALEASSHGLQQYRIDNIKLKAAGFTSFSRDHLDYHGTIENYFEAKSRLFSEVMESGNHAVLNSDITEFSVLRTIASKAGHCIIDYGKSANVIKLLSLKTDVNNQYFSFKFNNQIYDVTTSMIGDFQVYNILCALGLVISLGENIDNVVKVIDKLKPVPGRMEKVNIPAGNNQAIIVDYAHTPDALLNALSSLRPLCQGKLIALFGCGGNRDQGKRAEMGKIAANYADSIIITDDNPRFESDSKIRQDIMSGCPKAVEIAGREQAIEYAIKNMKAKDILLLAGKGHEKVQIIANQQIEFDDVEIAKNLAWKYLA
- a CDS encoding Ankyrin repeat protein, with protein sequence MFEQLKFWILNFFVLDIQHKEIVYNLIENNKGVINVQDEEGNTLLHYSVFDEKLIKKLLECKADPYIINKNGVTVLHNLIAFSDVFSTEFNEIFNNIIENNKGILNLQDEEGNTLLHYAISNEIVVKRLLECGANPNIINKKGRTPFILSVRGLYTTVAKILFEHGADTYISDNNGENGLLLALREGCIIDSNFHIIEEMMEIGVDLFAENKNGVTAIPLFLNNHMIEEKTLCFIKYLMTLGCDINSTDKVGNTLWHYYANVDVGIDESEFHVQESFSQFLLTHIDINKQNNYNYSPLVSSIMNGNLERTFFIIACGAKIAYGELMGYVENFTEEEYRGFLIKVIKIGKIADRIYNQQIIEINDESLFRNSTDANTDIALKDHKLLQLRLKSLCWKNGMPINLDQHINKYVTFGSNMQPYCTEMKKELVDFVKSLVKTKEEMGMIIESVLAALLHSYNPKKFPLAPYSVLKNMTGQMQNVGSYRIYDQEYPEFKYENSIDYLFDSRNRNEIYPILLANDDHRQELLTALKRFIFFKNDHKLFQKLMADCKMFDENVVKLLYNKVVTLENQLHTEKNANNKRSREKEILSYADQVLEKKSKTTNTQEGAMC
- the gltT_1 gene encoding Glutamate-aspartate carrier protein, with protein sequence MCTENVTQSKYKLNITVLYFIFIILGIITGLSDIVILHDVAAVISEIFIKIFKFISLPIISLSLIVTLSQVNADKEMNKAWQKTLFYTITTTIIAASVAFILYLIIAPANIITQPKSIDMPIASSTNYLVYLMKLVPENILAPFLEHQVIGVLLVSIIVGIAIRYIPDGDAQKTIGGFFKGIHGVFLVITGWVVKIIPIALYGFIATTIMQFKGGMDFAGLSGYLMVVVLANIVQGFIVLPIFLSIYKIQPFMTLRSMMPALSVAFFSKSSAGTLPVTMQTAENNLNVSPKISRFVLPLCTSINMNGCAAFIFTTVIYIMQNNGIEVSLMTMLLWIIIATIAAIGNAGVPMGCFFLSISLLTSMNVPVALLSVILPFYSIIDMIETALNVWSDSCVAVVVDKQTKQAI
- the rsmH gene encoding Ribosomal RNA small subunit methyltransferase H — translated: MPHTSVMLNEVLQFMDPKDGEIYVDCTFGAGGYSSALLNAKNCKVYAIDRDPTVVKFADELAQKTNNRLIFISGKFSEIEKLLLSKNIMNVNGIVLDLGVSSMQLDQGERGFSFMRDAHLDMRMDQEGIDAYEVINHMEEQQLADIIYNYGEERHSRKIARKIIQARQHKPIATTLELAEIIRSTLGAKQGKIDSATRTFQAIRIYINDELNELHKVLESAEKLLVEGGRLVVVSFHSLEDSIVKAFLRERSNQPKNNISRYIPAQIDSNSTITTFSILTKQAIKPTLRETSENSRARSAKLRAAKRVNVL